The proteins below come from a single Armatimonadota bacterium genomic window:
- a CDS encoding DUF5050 domain-containing protein: MTSLSVLAIASTLMHAQTQTIEPRLLRQPDIHGDTIVFLYAGDLWASSTQDGSVARKIASDVGSRLGNPASSPYTRPQISPDGKLVAFTGTFDGAANIYVVPIGGGEPKRVTYSNGTDQALGWTPDGKIAFATSEGVPYLGRQSKLMLVSPKGGVPEDTPVKEIATVSFFPDGHTIAYNRVNSFLFNWRRYRGGTQGRVSIYDMKTNKYEELPAKREQAYYPMVVGDSIYYISDRANGTLNLYKHSGNKETQLTKFDDADIRWPNTDGQNIVYERDGYLYEYSLKSDSAKKIDIRIPSENLAARPALKNLVPYITDFSLSPSGVRLTVAARGEVFSVPVKSGPTRNMTNSSGSREKNVDWSPDGKLVSYLSDKSGEWELYTQDQLGGDETKLTDGSVKIDGYTWSPDGKKIALFGPTTTVSILDVDTKKISTVDDLPYGGGGFSFSNDGKWLAYAKGRDGGYKAIYIYEIATGKKTKVTEGFFDDSDVCFDKDSKWLFFSSSREFAPTFGRLEFSLKVDETERLYAASLSADTPNPFLVKDDEEPTKKGEKKDDDKPKDSPVDLEGIEKRVMVLPMDVGAYGNLTSADNGFFYVTDGTLYQYTMGAKQPVAIYEHIGPFTMNASHTKLAAMVPGRGIQVLTIQPGLNAQQGHVDLGNVEAVIDPRAEWHDILVDAWRYERDNFYDPKMAGNDWDAVLKRYEGYLKWVNHRTDLSYILGMMIGELGTGHAYVQGRGDIGTAGLIRTQVGTLCADYEIKGDHVAFKNILRGSNDFEEYQTPLGMPGVDVQNGDYLLAIDGKTVTADTNPNEFLVGKVGKVVTLTVNSVPSMSGARDVYVKPAGSDMMARYYEFIENNRKLVSKLSGGRIGYMHIQNTAAQGASDFVRGFYSQTDKDAMIVDERWNGGGYIQPWFVDTLSRHKKAMIEPRYGAHQPEEPVIEGPMCLMINQYAGSGGDFFPYMFRQAKRGPLIGKRTWGGLVGINGGYTLVDGGNLTAPTFAIYNPDTGDIIAENQGIDPDIDVDMRPDLVADGQDPQLEAAVKYLMDQLAKMPPKKKDVDIPKVGKNGKINP, translated from the coding sequence ATGACATCATTATCAGTTCTGGCTATCGCGTCAACCCTGATGCACGCGCAGACTCAAACCATCGAACCGCGCTTGCTCCGCCAGCCCGATATCCACGGAGACACCATTGTTTTCCTGTATGCGGGCGACCTGTGGGCATCCTCTACGCAAGATGGATCAGTCGCGCGAAAAATCGCCTCAGACGTTGGCTCGCGCCTCGGAAATCCGGCTAGCAGCCCCTACACTCGACCTCAAATCTCGCCTGATGGCAAGCTCGTCGCGTTCACCGGAACGTTTGACGGCGCTGCCAACATTTATGTCGTTCCCATCGGAGGCGGCGAGCCAAAGCGCGTCACCTACAGCAACGGCACCGACCAAGCCCTCGGCTGGACGCCGGACGGCAAGATCGCCTTTGCCACCAGCGAAGGCGTGCCCTATCTCGGCCGCCAGTCCAAGCTGATGCTCGTCAGCCCTAAGGGCGGCGTCCCCGAGGACACGCCGGTGAAGGAGATCGCCACCGTATCCTTCTTCCCCGACGGCCACACCATCGCCTACAACCGCGTCAACAGCTTCCTCTTCAACTGGCGACGGTACCGAGGCGGCACGCAGGGTCGAGTTTCGATCTACGACATGAAGACCAACAAGTACGAAGAATTGCCCGCCAAGCGCGAGCAGGCGTACTACCCGATGGTCGTCGGCGACTCGATCTATTACATCTCCGACCGCGCCAACGGCACGCTGAACCTGTACAAGCACTCGGGCAACAAGGAAACCCAGCTCACCAAGTTCGACGACGCCGACATCCGCTGGCCCAACACCGATGGTCAGAACATCGTCTACGAACGCGACGGCTACCTGTACGAGTACTCGCTGAAGTCGGACAGCGCGAAGAAGATCGACATCCGCATTCCTTCTGAAAACCTGGCCGCCCGCCCGGCGCTCAAGAATCTGGTGCCATACATCACTGACTTCTCCCTCTCGCCTTCGGGCGTCCGTCTGACGGTCGCGGCGCGCGGTGAAGTCTTCTCGGTTCCTGTCAAGTCGGGTCCGACGCGAAACATGACGAACTCCAGCGGCTCCCGCGAAAAGAACGTCGATTGGTCGCCGGATGGCAAGCTGGTCTCCTACCTCAGCGACAAATCCGGCGAATGGGAGCTCTACACGCAGGATCAACTCGGTGGCGACGAAACCAAACTGACCGACGGCTCGGTGAAGATCGACGGCTACACGTGGTCGCCCGATGGAAAGAAGATTGCCCTCTTCGGCCCGACGACGACGGTCAGCATCCTCGACGTCGATACCAAGAAGATTTCGACCGTAGACGACCTGCCGTACGGCGGAGGCGGATTCAGCTTCTCGAACGACGGCAAGTGGCTCGCCTACGCCAAGGGCCGCGATGGCGGCTACAAGGCCATCTACATCTACGAAATCGCCACCGGCAAGAAGACCAAGGTCACCGAAGGCTTCTTCGATGACAGCGACGTCTGCTTCGACAAGGACAGCAAGTGGCTGTTCTTCTCCTCCAGCCGCGAGTTCGCTCCGACGTTTGGGCGACTGGAATTCAGCCTCAAGGTCGATGAGACCGAGCGGCTGTACGCCGCTTCGCTCAGCGCCGACACCCCGAACCCGTTCCTGGTGAAGGACGACGAAGAGCCGACCAAGAAGGGTGAGAAGAAGGATGACGACAAGCCGAAGGATTCGCCGGTCGATCTCGAGGGCATCGAGAAGCGCGTCATGGTCCTGCCGATGGACGTCGGCGCTTATGGGAACCTAACCTCGGCCGACAACGGATTCTTCTACGTCACCGACGGCACCCTGTACCAGTACACGATGGGCGCAAAACAGCCGGTGGCTATCTACGAGCACATCGGACCGTTCACCATGAACGCCTCGCACACCAAGCTGGCGGCCATGGTTCCGGGACGCGGAATCCAGGTCCTGACCATTCAGCCGGGCCTCAACGCCCAGCAAGGCCACGTCGACCTCGGCAACGTCGAAGCCGTCATCGATCCCCGCGCGGAGTGGCATGATATTCTCGTCGATGCCTGGCGCTACGAGCGAGACAACTTCTACGACCCGAAGATGGCCGGTAACGACTGGGACGCAGTTCTCAAGCGATACGAGGGCTACCTGAAATGGGTAAACCACCGAACCGACCTTAGCTATATCCTCGGCATGATGATTGGCGAACTCGGCACGGGCCACGCCTACGTCCAAGGACGCGGCGACATTGGTACGGCCGGTCTCATCCGCACTCAGGTCGGCACCCTCTGCGCCGACTACGAAATCAAGGGCGACCACGTAGCGTTCAAGAACATTCTTCGAGGGTCCAATGACTTCGAGGAGTATCAAACGCCGCTCGGCATGCCTGGCGTCGATGTTCAGAACGGCGACTACCTGCTCGCGATCGACGGTAAGACCGTCACCGCCGACACGAATCCGAACGAATTCCTCGTCGGCAAGGTTGGCAAGGTCGTGACGCTCACCGTCAACTCGGTTCCATCGATGTCCGGCGCTCGCGACGTCTACGTCAAGCCGGCTGGCTCCGACATGATGGCTCGCTACTATGAGTTCATCGAGAACAATCGCAAGTTGGTCTCTAAGCTCTCTGGCGGGCGAATCGGCTACATGCACATCCAAAACACGGCGGCGCAGGGAGCTAGCGACTTCGTTCGCGGTTTCTACTCGCAGACCGACAAGGATGCGATGATCGTGGACGAGCGATGGAACGGCGGTGGCTATATCCAGCCATGGTTCGTGGACACCCTGTCTCGCCACAAGAAGGCGATGATCGAGCCGCGATACGGCGCGCACCAACCGGAAGAGCCGGTAATCGAAGGCCCCATGTGCCTCATGATCAACCAGTACGCCGGATCGGGTGGCGACTTCTTCCCCTACATGTTCCGACAGGCCAAGCGCGGTCCGCTCATCGGAAAGCGAACCTGGGGCGGCCTCGTTGGCATCAACGGTGGATACACGCTGGTCGATGGCGGCAACCTCACGGCGCCGACTTTCGCGATCTATAACCCGGACACCGGCGACATCATTGCCGAGAACCAGGGCATCGATCCCGACATCGACGTGGATATGCGCCCCGACCTCGTGGCCGACGGACAAGATCCCCAGCTCGAAGCGGCGGTCAAGTACCTGATGGATCAGCTC